The DNA segment GGGTGATCCCCCATCCCATATCGATCTGCTGCGCCTGCGTTGTGGAGTCGTACCCCGATATACTGATATCGGCCGGTTCATCGAGATACAGGTGATTGAAATACAAACTGATACCAACACCAGCATAGGGCCGTAATCGGCCGGCCGGCCTGCGCAGCGTAAGATCCAGGGTGGGTGAAAGGACAACAAAATCGGCTTCCGGCAGATTTTCAATATCCAGAGATGAAATAACTATATCTATGCCAGCTCTCGCAACGAGTGGCCGGAGATTATCAAAGAAGCCAGTAAAGCCGATTCCAAAACCGTTGCCGATCCCGTCAGACTTAGTTGTAAAAAGACCCGATATGGCGTACGAAAAATGACCTGCGTCATCAGGTGGCTTGGCTGAGCCCCCCATCAGGAGTGAATGAAAGGACAATGGTGAGTCATAATCCGCAACGAATGGCCTCGTGGCAAAGACCGTACCGTTTGCTGACATCGCAAAAACAGCAATCGATACGATGGCCATTATTTTCTTCATTCGACTTCACCTCCTTAGGAAGACATATGTGGTTACAGGATTTGCCAACAAACGGGTGGTATAGATTCTCATTCGTTCGGAAGAAGGAACGGACATCGAAAAACGATGATGCAACTCTCCTATATTAGGGTGCTGCTTCATACAAACGATAACGCCATCCCCCAACCATATTAGCCAGATTGAGTCAAAAGCTTGATGTGCAGGTTGGTGCCCCTTGAGTTCAGAATCAGAATAGCGGTTTTAAATTTTTAGGCAACATTTTTTTCGATGTAGCTTTACGGAAAAGACATAAAAAGAGCCACAAATCCGGGTAACCCGTCGGTCGAGGGCGGATGAGGCACTCGGGGCGAGGCTGTCTTCCCCGGCCCCCGCATTTTCACTACAACATCAGGGTAAAATCGCAGGCGAGGTGGTCGTATATGAGGTTGAACATTTCACGACAAAAGAACACGGTCGTAGCTGTCACGTGGGGATCCGCCACCGGCGGGACAGCACGAAAATTGATGCACCGAAATGGCTTTGCGGAATGGCGATAACTATCGATGGAGAATGCAGTTAGTGAGATGTAGCATGATTTCGGGATCCCTGAAAAATGACGAAACAAAGCCAATTTGAGGCTAACCGGTACCCGGTGAGTCTGAAGATTCACCGGGCACAAAGACATCTGAAGATTCACCGGGCACAACGAAGACTATGTCGGGGCCAAAGCAAGTTTGACCCTGCCACCCGGCAGCACCTGACCGGGCTTGCGTATAACATTTCAATTTATTACCTTATCAACCTATGGACGACAAACGTCAGGAAATAAGCATTAAATTGACGGCCGAAGTCAGCTGCGCGGGTTGAGCTTCCAAACTGGCGCCAAAGTTTTTGGCGGAAGCATTGAAAAACATCCCGCAGTCGAACCACCCGAACCTTCTGGTCGGCTTCAATAAAGCCGATGACGCCGGGGTGTACAAAATAAACGACTCACAGGCGCTGGTGCAGACTGTCGATTTCTTCCCGCCCATAGTTGACGACCCGCTGAATTTCGGGCGGATAGCGGCGGCAAACGCGCTTTCCGATGTTTACGCGATGGGTGGCACGCCGATTACCGCCTTGAACATAGTCGGGTTTCCCAGTGGTATGCCCGCCAGTGTCCTGACCGATATTCTCAAGGGCGGGTCGGAAAAAATCGAAGAAGCCGGCGCGGTGATAGTGGGCGGCCACTCGATCAAAGACAAAGAGCTTAAATACGGTCTGGCCGTCACGGGATTGGTTGATCCGCAAAAAGTCCTGACCAACGCCACCGCCAGGCCCGGCGACAAAATCTACCTGACCAAGCCGCTGGGGACCGGCCTTATCACCACCGGTATCAAACAAAGCCGGGTCTCGCCCGAACTGACAACTATCGTAATCCGCCAGATGTCGCAGCTTAACAGAAAACCCGCCGAACTTATGGTAAAGCACCACGCGCACTCGGCGACGGATATAACGGGCTACGGTCTTCTCGGCCACGCGTACGAGATGGCATCGGCATCGGAAGTCACAATCCGAATCTATTCCGAGCTCCTTCCGCTTTTGCCAGAGGCGCTCGAACTTGCGGGGGCCGGGATGATACCCGGCGGCGCCAACGCCAACCGGGATTTTCTCGACGGTAAATACACACTGGTTAACGCCATAGACAAGAATCTCGAACATGTCCTTTTCGACCCGCAAACATCGGGCGGCCTGTTTATAGCCATCGATGAAGCCAACGCCGCGAATTTCGAAAAAGACCTCGAAACCGAAAGAGTCTTCGCGATGCTTATCGGACAGGTCGAGGCCGCGGGGCAATATCCGCTGATAATAGAGTAATTTCACATGCTCAAGCGTATTTTCACCGACAGCCGTTTGCTGTATCTCTTGGCCGCGATTGTACTTGTCGGTGGATTTCTCTTCTGGACCTCGGATTTAACATCCGATCCCCCCATCTACTACGCCGGTATGGGACAGTCGCTTTCCACCGATCCGGCCCAGTATGTTTATCACGCCCGCAACAAAGTTCTTTTCGGTGACTGGGATCCGTTCGATTACCCGAGGTGGAAAGTCTATGAGCGCTCGTTGACATCGATGGTTGCTTATCTCTGGTTCAGTGTCGCCGGAGTCTCGCAAAGGCAAGCCAATATGGTGGGAGTGCTGTTGTCCTTGGGGGGGCTGCTTTTGTTTTTGCTGGCGGTCGCGAAAGAACATCGCCCGTGGGTATCGCTGGCGGTGGCGCTGTGCTGGGTGATCAATATCACTCTGATTGTTTATGGACGGCTGTCGTATCTGGAGAACGGATTGATTCTTCTGATGGCGCTGCTGTTTCTGGTTTACTCGCGATGGGGAGCGCGAGCGTGGGGTATGATGTTATCGGTGGTGGTGGTCGCAGTGGCGACTCTCATGGGCAAGCTATTCGGCGCGCTGCTTCTTCCGGCGCTGCTTCTGGCGATTCTTTTTTCGGGTATAGAGAATCGGTGGAGACGGGTGTTCCAGGCAATCGGCGCTTACGCGGTATCGATCGTGGTTTTGATTTTCATTCTCTACGGTTCGGATTTGAGCGCGGTGATGGGGTATTTCGGCGAGCAGTCTTACGGACTGCGAGGCTTTCCGGCGGGGCTCACCAGCCCGTGGGCGTTTTTTGAGCATCTGATTTCATTCGGGTATGAGAATCGCCTGTTCTATCGCGACCTTAGCCTGGTGCTTCTTCTGTTCTC comes from the Candidatus Zixiibacteriota bacterium genome and includes:
- the selD gene encoding selenide, water dikinase SelD, with product MDDKRQEISIKLTAEVSCAGUASKLAPKFLAEALKNIPQSNHPNLLVGFNKADDAGVYKINDSQALVQTVDFFPPIVDDPLNFGRIAAANALSDVYAMGGTPITALNIVGFPSGMPASVLTDILKGGSEKIEEAGAVIVGGHSIKDKELKYGLAVTGLVDPQKVLTNATARPGDKIYLTKPLGTGLITTGIKQSRVSPELTTIVIRQMSQLNRKPAELMVKHHAHSATDITGYGLLGHAYEMASASEVTIRIYSELLPLLPEALELAGAGMIPGGANANRDFLDGKYTLVNAIDKNLEHVLFDPQTSGGLFIAIDEANAANFEKDLETERVFAMLIGQVEAAGQYPLIIE